One region of Chitinispirillales bacterium ANBcel5 genomic DNA includes:
- a CDS encoding Coenzyme F420 hydrogenase/dehydrogenase, beta subunit C-terminal domain — protein MCNNKLLNNNNNISFVVKNYLCNSCGACYSSCNSEAIEFYETVGGYIFPKIHKGKCNNCGVCLKICPGLGFGKSLKRSLPPDPFKGNIEGCFIGKATNLEIFENSQSGGVVTSILSHLFKTQKIDIAILTVMKKQVPPRGDVLLVRSEKQLALTQKSKYTPIPILKAIRKIEKTNEKFALVGLSCHIHGLFNYFDLFKSMNNKCILKIGLVCDRVLTTSALDYLSYYYSEYDNTKSIVFRDKSKPSYPGNTVIYTNTGKETVLPPKYRMAIKEYFTPARCRVCFDKMNVFSDITVCDPHGIQDVDRIRGESAVIARTQKGREVIDYAQREGYVILRKVQAEEIFTGQKIDEKRSNWTQFISSWSRALKVTPDYGSLEISNNLNSNRKIDKDLQMSVELNEFKDRKVLLRHHRRLIMYKFISRGIKKIVRNVFRF, from the coding sequence ATGTGTAATAACAAACTATTAAATAATAATAACAACATTTCATTTGTTGTAAAAAATTACCTTTGTAACAGCTGTGGAGCCTGCTATTCTTCGTGTAATTCAGAGGCGATTGAATTCTACGAAACCGTTGGTGGTTATATTTTCCCCAAAATACATAAAGGTAAATGTAACAACTGTGGGGTTTGTCTCAAAATTTGTCCTGGTTTAGGTTTTGGAAAGAGCTTAAAAAGGTCACTACCTCCAGACCCTTTCAAAGGAAATATTGAAGGATGTTTTATCGGTAAGGCTACTAATCTTGAGATATTTGAAAACTCTCAAAGCGGGGGGGTTGTCACTTCAATATTAAGTCATCTTTTTAAAACCCAAAAAATAGATATTGCAATACTAACTGTTATGAAAAAACAAGTACCTCCCCGGGGAGATGTCCTACTTGTTCGTTCTGAAAAACAACTTGCTTTAACACAAAAATCAAAGTATACCCCCATACCGATATTGAAAGCCATTAGGAAGATTGAAAAAACCAATGAAAAGTTTGCTCTCGTGGGGTTAAGCTGTCATATTCATGGCTTGTTTAATTATTTTGACTTGTTCAAATCAATGAACAACAAATGTATACTAAAAATTGGCTTGGTCTGCGACAGAGTTCTTACAACTTCAGCTTTGGATTATTTGAGTTACTACTACTCAGAATATGACAACACCAAATCTATAGTATTCAGAGATAAATCTAAACCATCCTATCCTGGTAATACTGTAATTTATACAAATACTGGTAAAGAGACTGTTCTTCCTCCTAAGTACCGTATGGCGATAAAAGAGTACTTTACTCCTGCAAGATGCAGAGTATGTTTCGATAAGATGAATGTGTTCAGTGATATAACTGTTTGTGATCCCCATGGGATTCAAGATGTGGACCGAATTCGTGGTGAGAGTGCCGTAATTGCAAGGACCCAAAAGGGTAGGGAGGTCATTGATTACGCACAAAGAGAAGGATATGTTATTTTGCGTAAGGTACAGGCTGAAGAAATCTTTACGGGGCAGAAAATAGATGAAAAAAGATCAAATTGGACGCAATTTATTTCTTCCTGGAGCAGAGCACTGAAAGTAACACCTGATTATGGTAGTCTAGAAATCAGTAATAATCTGAATTCAAATAGAAAAATAGACAAAGACTTACAAATGTCAGTAGAATTAAATGAGTTTAAAGACAGGAAGGTGTTACTTAGGCACCACAGAAGATTGATAATGTATAAATTTATAAGCCGGGGGATTAAAAAAATAGTCAGAAATGTTTTCAGGTTCTGA
- a CDS encoding polysaccharide pyruvyl transferase family protein — protein MIIEIRKTGFTNKGAQLMLYAILEKLQTEFPEAKFTMGPTGSNGSAPYLDRAKLGFYQKASLWRHGIQFGKLFQLIPKKLREMYGVIIDNEVDVVIDSAGFEYSDLWGAQRCCELASASKTFKKNGAKLIMLPQAFGPFTSSTIKKAINEAVKNSQLVFPRDKTSYENLVGVTGEQQKISIAPDFTNLIEGLKPNEFDTENCKVAVIPNYRMLDKVGGLEKDNYLPFLIKCVNYLVKKGAKPFLLIHESRSDLKIAKRINEEVGNKLPVVEEPNPLILKGMLSMCEATLGGRFHGLVSALSQGVPSLATGWSHKYQMLFEDYGIPEGVIDIQEDDRVLYEKLELILGKQSKTRLKEKIAQRTIILKQETEAMWNKVISSIRDNTAE, from the coding sequence ATGATTATCGAAATTAGAAAAACAGGGTTCACCAATAAGGGTGCACAGCTTATGCTGTATGCTATTTTAGAAAAGCTGCAAACTGAATTTCCTGAGGCTAAATTTACCATGGGACCAACTGGATCAAATGGTTCAGCTCCATACTTAGACAGGGCGAAACTTGGCTTTTATCAAAAGGCTTCGCTGTGGAGGCATGGTATTCAATTTGGAAAACTGTTTCAATTAATTCCCAAAAAGCTCAGGGAAATGTATGGGGTCATTATTGACAACGAGGTAGATGTAGTAATAGACTCCGCAGGTTTTGAATATAGTGATTTGTGGGGAGCACAACGATGCTGTGAGCTTGCATCCGCTTCCAAGACGTTCAAGAAAAATGGCGCTAAACTGATTATGCTGCCACAAGCATTCGGACCATTCACATCCAGTACTATCAAGAAGGCAATAAACGAAGCTGTTAAAAACTCTCAGCTGGTATTTCCAAGAGATAAGACATCATATGAAAACCTGGTCGGGGTAACCGGGGAGCAACAAAAGATATCGATCGCTCCTGATTTTACAAATCTTATTGAGGGTCTTAAACCAAATGAGTTCGACACAGAAAATTGTAAAGTGGCAGTTATACCAAACTACAGGATGTTAGACAAAGTGGGTGGGTTAGAAAAAGATAACTATTTGCCCTTTTTGATAAAATGTGTTAATTATCTTGTGAAAAAAGGCGCAAAACCATTTCTGCTCATTCACGAAAGCAGGAGCGATCTGAAAATTGCTAAAAGAATAAATGAAGAGGTTGGAAATAAGCTGCCTGTAGTTGAAGAACCAAATCCGCTAATACTAAAAGGAATGCTGAGCATGTGTGAAGCTACTTTGGGAGGCCGTTTTCATGGTTTGGTAAGCGCTTTGTCACAGGGTGTGCCCTCTTTAGCAACAGGATGGAGCCACAAATACCAGATGCTATTTGAAGACTATGGCATTCCTGAAGGGGTAATAGATATTCAAGAAGATGATCGGGTGCTTTACGAAAAACTGGAACTGATTTTAGGCAAACAATCGAAGACAAGATTAAAAGAAAAGATTGCCCAAAGAACAATAATTTTAAAGCAGGAAACAGAAGCTATGTGGAATAAGGTGATTTCTAGCATTAGAGATAATACTGCGGAATAG